In the Desulfosporosinus acidiphilus SJ4 genome, GATAACAAAGCGGGTAGGCTGAAGGTTACTGCCCGAGGGGGCAAGTCGAGCTGCCTCAATGAGCTCTCGGATCGATGTATCGGGGACAGGGTCCTTTTTGAATTTTCGGATGCTTCGTCGAGCTTTCATAGCCTCATGTAATTCCATGGTATTCATCTTCTTTCTCTGAAATAATTGATCAACCTCGATAAGTAATAAAATTATAGGAGGAGTTTCCAAGGTTGGGTATTTTTCTTAACTGAGAGTTATGTCTATTTTAGTAGATATGTTTTGTGTTTGCAAATTCGCCTAGTTCTAAGATATTGTGTTGCTTAGTTATTAAGTTTTGAAAATTTGTAGAAATAGAGGGTTATTGAGCTTGTCTGTCGAAATACGAAAAATATGAGTTAGTACATAAATGATTAAAAAGTGCAATGTCGTGTTATTTTTAGATCAGAACAGAAGGAATTATAATGACTGAAATGGAGTGTTTAGTCTATGAAAAAAGGAAGCAATCATTTTAAATCTACTACAGGCTTTGGGATAAAATTTAAATTGCAAGTTAGTTTTCTAGCTATTATTATACTGACTCTACTTGTTGGAACTGTGGGATATTACGGTATTTATCGACTAAATCAGAACGCTCAGGACCTTGGAGATCATTGGCTGAAAGCCACCAATGCCTTGTCCTTGGTTGTAGAAGATACAGAAGATATGCAGAGAACCCTTTTATTAGGTTTCTCAGAACGACATGATGCTACTGCCTATCAGGGGATAAAATTTAACTTTCTAAATAATAAAACGAAGTGGGAAAGTGATTTCGCAGCCTACAATAAATATGTTACAAGCGCAGATGGGAAAGCCAGAAGTGAGACAATGAAGAAATCATTCGATGATTATCTTACCGATGCCAATCAGGTCTGGAAATTAATCGAAGATCAAAATGATGTTGAAGCTCGCTCTCTTCTTACCAATAAAAGTAAAGAAAGTTTTGATCAAGTAATTAAGGCCATGGAAGCTCAGATGTATTTTATGGATAAAGGCGGAGAACAAGCGGTTGCCGATGCTCAAACAACCAATGCTACCGGCTTAATGTTTTTGATTATTTTTATTTGCGGTGCTTTTGTAATAGGAATGGTTCTAACTATCGTACTGGCGAGAAATATTAGCCGTCCCCTTGGAGAGGTGACGAGAGTAGCTCAATCGGTTGCCAATGGTGACTTAAGCATTACCGTGCCGGATATTAAAAATAGGGATGAAATAGGTGTATTAGCTCAAGCTGTTAGAGAAATGGTGGGGACTCTTAGAGAAATAATCGGAGAAGTTTTGACACAATCCGCAAGCGTCGCTGCCACGAGTGAGGAATTGTCTGCAGCTGCAGAGGAAGCAACGGCAGTAAGTGAACAAGTTTCTACGACCTTGGTTCAACTGGCGCAAGGCGCATCGAATCAAGCCTTATCAGTAAAGGATACGAACATTGTCATCGAACAGATGTCATCAAGTGCTCAACAATTGGCCGCCAATACAGAAATTGTTAATGAAAGCAGCGAAAAGGCAGCCCATGCTGCTAACGTTGGATCTCTTCAAGTGGAAAATGCTGTTCGAAAAATTGAACAAATTCGTGATGTTTCTGTTCAAACTTCCGAAGCTGTTTTTCATTTGGGAGAGCAATCTAAACAGATTGGACAAATTGTTGACGTAATTAAAGGTATTTCTGATCAAACGAATTTATTAGCCCTAAATGCTGCCATTGAGGCTGCTCGTGCGGGAGAACATGGAAGCGGATTTGCAGTTGTTGCTGAAGAAGTTCGCAAGTTAGCGGAACAATCATCATCATCCGCTACCCAAATAGCTACCCTAATTACTAATATCCAGCGGGAAACAGAGCGTGTTATTGAAGGCATGGAAATGGGTAAAGAGGAAGTAGTTTCAGGTGTTGATGCGGTGAATCTGGCAGGTAATTCTTTTAAAACGATTGTTGAAGAGGTTAATACGGTAGTTGAACAAATTCAAGAAGTAATTTCTGTAACCCAGCAAATGGCCGGTGGGGCTGCTCAAGCCGTGGAGTCTGTTAAAAGTATCGGAGTCATTGCCGAGGAAACAGCTGCCAGTACGCAAGAAGTTTCATCCGCCTCAGAGGAACAAGCGGTAACGATGGGTTCCGTAAGTCGAGCTGCCGAGGAATTGGCGAAGCTTGGTGAAAGTCTTTCTTTGCTGGTTAATAAATTCAACGTTTAGATGTTAAAAGGAATCACATTTATAGTATCTCGTCTTATGGTGAAGAGGAATTATTCCCGGCCCTTTGGCGCTGTTCTTGGAGGTGAAATTCATGGAAACATTGATTGCAGGGTTGGCCCTTAAACAACTTATAATAATTATTCTGGGAATTTTAGTGGTGGGTTTTATACTTAAAAAATTATTTAAACTGGCTATTACAATGGTTATTTTTGCCGCTCTTATTTATTACGGCTTACCCCTGCTCCAAACAACTATGGGTAAGTAGAGTTAGAGTATGATTTGCGAATTTCTTTTAAATGAATTCATCTAAGGGATCATGATAGTTTTTGATTGTAAAAAAGTATTGAATAGATTCCCCTTCAGCGCGGGATATTACACAGTAGCCTACGTTGAAAAGGGGAATTTTTAATGCATGGAACCATATGGTCATTGATACCGTTTCTAGTTGTAATACCGCTGGCTTTGCTGACTCGACAGGTGATTCCTGGCTTAGTGGCAGGTTTGTTGATTGGATCCTATATGGTTAATCCTTCACTGTTAGGGGGAGTGGGTACTGCCCTTGATTATATTTTAAAGGAATTAGCAGTTTCTGATAATTTGCGCTTGATAGTTTTCATGTATGGCTTTGGCGCCTTTGTCGGCTTGGTTCGTATTACCGGGGGAGTCAGCGGTTTTGCTCAACTCATGGAAAAGAAAATTACTTCCGGACGAGGAGCCTTTATTGTAACCTGGCTGTCTTCCTTAATTACCTTCATGGCTCCGGACTTTCGGATCATTACCGTGGGACCGGTGATGAAACAAGTGTTTTCACGTCTTCAGGTACCCGTTAATAAAGTTGCTTTTATCATTGATGCTACTTCGACTCCCTTATGCGCAATTATGCCTTTAGGGACGGTGTTTATTGGCTATAGTATTGGGTTGTTGGGAACGGCGAGTCGTCATCAGGGAATTCCAATGGCTCCCTATAATTTATTTTTACTAAGCATTCCCTTTAACTTTTTTTCCTTAGCAATGCTTGCTTTTGCCTTAGCCTATTCCTTTCGGAAAACAGAAAAAGTCCAAGCCGAGAACAAAGAATCTCAGTCTGTTGAATCTATTGAAACGATAAGGGCAAAGGGTTCGGCTAAATTGGCCTATGCGGAAACGTCGGCAGAAATTGCACTTTCTTCACCTAAGTTCAATAAACAAAGGAAAAATGATTCTCGTGATGAAACGTTTCCGGATCCTGTTGAACTTGTCGCTCAGAATGTGAAACCAAATGCTCTGAATCTTATTTTGCCTTTGGCGCTTCTCCTTATCTTAACATTATTCTATACCTGGTGGGATGGGCATTTGCATTCCTCAAACTTTATCGAAGCTTTTATCCAGGCAAATGCCGCAAAGGCAATGCTGGAAGCCTTGTTAACGACCCTACTGATCTCTTTTATTTGGTATTCTGCTCAAAAGCAGCCTCTCCAACGAACACTTTTCGGATTTTTACAAGGTGGGAACGAGATGATGGCAGTGAATGTTCTCCTGGTGTTAGTCTGGGCGGTATCGGCCGTATCTACGGATCTTGGCTTTGTGAGTTATACGGAGCAGACAGTGGGAAGGTTAGTTCCTGCTGCTTTTATTGCACCGGCGTTTTTTGCTTTAGGCTGCTCGCTTTCTTATGTCATCGGCTCAAGCTTTGGAACCTGGGGCATATTGCTGCCTCTGGGATTTTCCCTGGCGGCTACAGAACATGCTGCTTTGCCCTTAATTGCCGGAGCCGTATTTGCAAGCGGTACTTTTGGCGGATTTGTTTCTCCCTTGAGTGATAACACTGTGGCGATGGCTACTGTGATGAAAATTCCTGTGATGGATTATGCAAAGTTGAAGCTCCGCCTTGGCTTAATGGTTGCAGCAGCCTGCCTGGTTCTCTACGGTCTTGTCGGTTGGTTTTACCATGGTGTCTATTAGGTGTCAAAACGCATCGACGTGTCAAAGGTGTCAAAGGTGTCAAAGGGACGGCCCTTACAACACATTCTTTGAATGTTGTAAGGATCGTCCCTTTATTTTTCGTGGAAATGGGAGTACCATCCTATATAATGACGGTAGAATAGGTTTAAAGTATTAGCGTGTGAAAGGGACGGTCCTAGTGACACTTTCGGGTATCGTTAATGTGACGAAGTTGGGTCAAGGGATGGTTCCCTAGCGACACTTATAACGATAGTTAAAAAGGTATGTCAAAGTTAGCGAATCAAGAAATTCTTATAATCAAATACGCCCTATAGGTGACAAAGGCGAAAAGAAGGTATTAAGGGAGCTTTTAAGTGGAGGTTTTAAGGAGAGGTTTTAAGGGGACGGTTCCAATGACACTTCTAGGAATACATGGAAAATGTGTCAGTAGGACCGTCCCTTTAACACGATTGCGAGGAGGAGCTTGTTTGGTGAATCAATTGAGTATAGGTGATGAAATAATTCCCTACGAGGAACGCCGAAGCGTTCGATATCGAAGAATAACGCTGAGTATCTTGAATGATCGAGTGCGAATTTCGGCTCCGAAATATGTGCCTAAAAAGCAGATCAAGGAATTATTGAGATCAAAGGAAGCTTGGATTATAAAACACTGGTTGGAAAAACGCCAAAGGGAAAATCATCGGGCAAGAAATTTAGAAAATCATGAACATATTCTTTTTCGAGGTCATTTACTGGAACTTTGCTTCAAGTACCATAGTTATCGAAGAATTCATGTAGGTCAAGAGGGTCAAATGCTTGTTGTGTCATTGCCGCAGGAAGACATTGATTCTCAGTCTGAGGCAATGATTCGCGATTCGATCATTGCTTGGTATAAGTTTCAGGCTCGTACTGTTTTTAAGCAAAAACTTGATACCCACTCGAGACGGATGCAGGTAACGTATCAAGATTTTCGCTTAAAAGATCAAAAAACGCGGTGGGGGAGCTGCTCCAGTCGCGGAAACCTAAATCTTAATTGGCGAATAATTATGGCACCCGATCAAGTGATTGATTACCTTATTATTCACGAACTGGCTCATCTGACCCACCTGAACCACTCTCCCGAATTTTGGCAGAGAGTTGAAAGGTTTATACCGGAATTTTTAACATGGAGAAAGTGGCTCAAAGAACATGGGCACGAGTTAGTTTTATAGAACAAGGGATTGTGAGTCCATCGCACCTTAGGTGGTTACGATATTAGCAAAGGGATGTTCGTTAGAGTTAAAGAATTCTTTGGCAAATTCCAGCCACAAATTTGCGGCATGAGAAAGAGAACGTCCTCTTTTCCAAATAATGGACATGGTATGGATGATTTGTGGTTCTGTTAAGGGGACAGAAACAATACGACTGGGATCTAGCTCTGAACAAACGGCAGAAGGTAAGAAAGCAATTCCAAGATTTGCAGCAACCATTTGAGTCATTAGTTGAAGCTGTGAGGTTTCAAAAATTACGTTTGGGGAAAAACCAACATTTCGGCATTGGCCAATAATTTCATCGTGGAGACTAAAATCTTGACTGTATAAAACAAAGGATTC is a window encoding:
- a CDS encoding methyl-accepting chemotaxis protein, whose product is MKKGSNHFKSTTGFGIKFKLQVSFLAIIILTLLVGTVGYYGIYRLNQNAQDLGDHWLKATNALSLVVEDTEDMQRTLLLGFSERHDATAYQGIKFNFLNNKTKWESDFAAYNKYVTSADGKARSETMKKSFDDYLTDANQVWKLIEDQNDVEARSLLTNKSKESFDQVIKAMEAQMYFMDKGGEQAVADAQTTNATGLMFLIIFICGAFVIGMVLTIVLARNISRPLGEVTRVAQSVANGDLSITVPDIKNRDEIGVLAQAVREMVGTLREIIGEVLTQSASVAATSEELSAAAEEATAVSEQVSTTLVQLAQGASNQALSVKDTNIVIEQMSSSAQQLAANTEIVNESSEKAAHAANVGSLQVENAVRKIEQIRDVSVQTSEAVFHLGEQSKQIGQIVDVIKGISDQTNLLALNAAIEAARAGEHGSGFAVVAEEVRKLAEQSSSSATQIATLITNIQRETERVIEGMEMGKEEVVSGVDAVNLAGNSFKTIVEEVNTVVEQIQEVISVTQQMAGGAAQAVESVKSIGVIAEETAASTQEVSSASEEQAVTMGSVSRAAEELAKLGESLSLLVNKFNV
- a CDS encoding Na+/H+ antiporter NhaC family protein, whose translation is MHGTIWSLIPFLVVIPLALLTRQVIPGLVAGLLIGSYMVNPSLLGGVGTALDYILKELAVSDNLRLIVFMYGFGAFVGLVRITGGVSGFAQLMEKKITSGRGAFIVTWLSSLITFMAPDFRIITVGPVMKQVFSRLQVPVNKVAFIIDATSTPLCAIMPLGTVFIGYSIGLLGTASRHQGIPMAPYNLFLLSIPFNFFSLAMLAFALAYSFRKTEKVQAENKESQSVESIETIRAKGSAKLAYAETSAEIALSSPKFNKQRKNDSRDETFPDPVELVAQNVKPNALNLILPLALLLILTLFYTWWDGHLHSSNFIEAFIQANAAKAMLEALLTTLLISFIWYSAQKQPLQRTLFGFLQGGNEMMAVNVLLVLVWAVSAVSTDLGFVSYTEQTVGRLVPAAFIAPAFFALGCSLSYVIGSSFGTWGILLPLGFSLAATEHAALPLIAGAVFASGTFGGFVSPLSDNTVAMATVMKIPVMDYAKLKLRLGLMVAAACLVLYGLVGWFYHGVY
- a CDS encoding M48 family metallopeptidase — translated: MNQLSIGDEIIPYEERRSVRYRRITLSILNDRVRISAPKYVPKKQIKELLRSKEAWIIKHWLEKRQRENHRARNLENHEHILFRGHLLELCFKYHSYRRIHVGQEGQMLVVSLPQEDIDSQSEAMIRDSIIAWYKFQARTVFKQKLDTHSRRMQVTYQDFRLKDQKTRWGSCSSRGNLNLNWRIIMAPDQVIDYLIIHELAHLTHLNHSPEFWQRVERFIPEFLTWRKWLKEHGHELVL